A single genomic interval of Candidatus Methylomirabilota bacterium harbors:
- a CDS encoding molybdenum cofactor biosynthesis protein MoaE yields MFEIIDQPLVLEPLVNAVKRSSSGAVVTFLGVVREQTRGRQVRYLEYEAYREMAIPKMREIADEIRRKWEVDEIAMVHRVGRLQIGEASVAIAVSAPHRHEALAACAYAIDRLKEIVPIWKKEVWTDGEEWVGPGSCKHH; encoded by the coding sequence ATGTTTGAAATCATCGATCAGCCGCTGGTGCTTGAGCCGCTTGTGAATGCGGTGAAACGATCGAGCTCTGGAGCCGTCGTGACCTTCCTCGGCGTAGTGCGGGAACAGACGCGGGGCCGACAGGTCCGCTACCTGGAGTATGAAGCCTATCGGGAGATGGCGATTCCCAAGATGCGCGAGATTGCCGATGAGATTCGCCGGAAGTGGGAGGTGGACGAGATCGCCATGGTGCATCGGGTTGGCCGTCTACAGATCGGGGAGGCGAGCGTTGCTATTGCCGTATCCGCCCCTCATCGCCACGAGGCGCTTGCCGCCTGCGCGTATGCCATCGACCGCTTGAAAGAGATTGTGCCGATTTGGAAGAAGGAGGTCTGGACGGATGGTGAGGAGTGGGTCGGCCCAGGCAGCTGCAAGCACCACTGA
- a CDS encoding MoaD/ThiS family protein — translation MKVQVRCFAAVREIVGVSELIVDLPEGSTLIQLIDQLHCQYPRLQALTGSLLFSVNREYASSDKKLAAGDEVALIPPVSGGTDV, via the coding sequence ATGAAGGTCCAAGTGCGATGCTTTGCGGCCGTTCGTGAGATTGTCGGGGTTAGTGAGCTGATTGTCGACCTGCCGGAGGGGAGTACGCTCATTCAGCTCATAGATCAGCTTCATTGTCAGTACCCGCGGTTGCAGGCGCTGACCGGATCGCTCCTGTTTTCAGTCAACCGAGAGTATGCTTCCAGTGATAAGAAGTTGGCAGCAGGGGATGAAGTCGCGCTCATCCCCCCCGTAAGCGGGGGAACCGATGTTTGA